The Neobacillus sp. PS3-34 genome has a window encoding:
- the rpmG gene encoding 50S ribosomal protein L33, which translates to MRVNITLACTECGDRNYISTKNKRNNPDRLELKKYCPREKRSTTHRETK; encoded by the coding sequence ATGCGTGTGAATATTACGTTAGCTTGCACTGAATGTGGAGATCGTAACTATATTTCAACAAAAAATAAACGAAATAATCCTGATCGTCTTGAGCTTAAGAAATATTGCCCAAGAGAAAAGCGATCTACTACACATCGCGAAACAAAATAA